The following are encoded in a window of Clostridium thermarum genomic DNA:
- a CDS encoding VWA domain-containing protein gives MKTYKKFLIILTALFFVGAIPVNIIRAKESEKNIIVLIDNSGSMIKNDNTRLSLVSAAMLIDAVDLNMTKLNIIAFGDKVTYVKKLVERPTAEELKDAVNSIKYDNQYTNMKQGLEEALDQLKEVEGEKYIILLSDGREEVPGESKEEHERKLNSLLKTAQDMKVRINTIGLSEESDKETLAQLANMTLGDYFFAQNAAVVFDAFSNIFGTINGYYTIDRFNTSSNMQRVVKISSLIEELVINVISTDENFPMVNVTNDNNENFEYKSGDRYKIYSLRNDINHKNNTIRIKSDDENESLVLVQIKSKAEIKVDSASDNFEIPYKVPLKLKAELIMDRQINDLQLYTIDDGQNKLIEKNGPAFEFTIDKDKPGYYPLFFIACDGNGNIIAGKYLNITVTDKVPFNYSSPLISPIYVDNNVEVTLSQLDDTKIKEAAGDIFILYEEDVEPITFPLNFEKNYLQASIKFFKSGSVKLSAQIRGIKEEGDEPFFYYLPSITLETIEKPIIEFESTDYKKPIKENSNFQLILKITKNEIEKEEKMLLYDQKSKLIKDFTVKPKDTQVTLDLGILEEGENHKFQIKSENVDVIIGNSEISTNLVVLSKTEYFWYKYRAFVFIIIAVLILIVETILLCLYKYKIGVEAYSINKEVEVCISTQKVKQGANIYLSPENCTAYLNVINNSIYVSDEEDREHSIGYFLLKVPKGNRILVGMNYLLKGEEMFELCYRAMSEQNTIEGTPISEIDYRPGEEIIAKSLIGNKTIKIYLY, from the coding sequence GTGAAGACCTATAAAAAATTTTTAATTATTCTTACTGCGCTTTTCTTTGTCGGAGCAATACCAGTTAATATAATCAGGGCTAAAGAAAGTGAAAAAAACATAATTGTACTTATAGATAACTCTGGAAGCATGATCAAAAATGACAATACTCGTCTATCCCTGGTATCTGCAGCTATGTTGATTGATGCGGTGGATTTAAATATGACTAAGCTAAACATAATAGCTTTCGGTGATAAAGTTACCTATGTAAAGAAGTTGGTGGAAAGACCTACAGCAGAAGAACTTAAGGATGCAGTTAACTCCATTAAATATGATAATCAGTATACCAATATGAAACAAGGCTTGGAAGAGGCTTTGGACCAGCTTAAGGAGGTTGAGGGAGAGAAGTACATAATACTTCTATCTGATGGCAGGGAAGAGGTTCCCGGTGAATCGAAAGAAGAGCATGAAAGAAAGTTGAATTCCTTATTAAAGACAGCACAAGATATGAAGGTTAGGATAAATACCATTGGTCTATCAGAGGAGTCAGATAAAGAAACCCTAGCCCAGCTTGCTAATATGACCTTAGGCGACTATTTTTTTGCACAAAACGCTGCTGTTGTCTTTGATGCCTTTAGCAATATTTTCGGGACTATAAATGGTTATTATACCATTGACCGTTTTAATACAAGCAGTAATATGCAAAGGGTAGTTAAAATAAGTTCACTTATTGAAGAGCTTGTGATTAATGTAATTTCAACTGATGAGAACTTTCCTATGGTTAATGTCACCAATGACAACAATGAAAATTTCGAATATAAATCAGGAGACCGGTATAAAATCTACAGCCTGAGAAACGATATCAACCATAAGAATAATACTATTAGGATAAAGTCGGATGATGAAAATGAAAGTTTGGTACTTGTTCAAATAAAAAGCAAGGCAGAAATCAAGGTGGACTCTGCTAGTGATAATTTTGAAATACCATATAAAGTTCCTCTGAAGCTAAAGGCAGAGCTCATAATGGATAGACAAATTAATGACCTCCAGCTTTATACTATAGATGATGGGCAAAACAAGCTCATAGAAAAAAACGGACCTGCCTTTGAGTTTACCATTGATAAAGATAAGCCAGGCTATTACCCCTTGTTTTTTATTGCTTGCGATGGAAATGGCAACATCATTGCTGGTAAGTATCTTAATATCACTGTAACTGACAAAGTGCCCTTTAACTATAGCTCACCTTTGATTAGTCCTATATATGTTGACAATAATGTAGAAGTAACACTTAGTCAGTTGGATGATACGAAAATTAAAGAGGCAGCAGGAGATATTTTTATATTGTATGAGGAAGATGTGGAACCCATTACCTTTCCCTTAAACTTTGAGAAAAATTACTTGCAGGCAAGTATAAAATTTTTTAAGAGCGGATCAGTTAAGCTCTCTGCCCAAATTAGAGGTATTAAGGAAGAGGGGGATGAACCTTTCTTCTATTACCTGCCTTCAATTACTTTGGAAACTATTGAAAAGCCCATAATTGAGTTTGAAAGTACAGATTATAAAAAGCCTATTAAGGAGAATAGTAATTTTCAACTTATTCTTAAGATTACTAAAAATGAGATAGAGAAAGAAGAAAAAATGCTCCTATACGATCAAAAAAGTAAGCTGATCAAGGATTTTACAGTAAAACCGAAGGACACCCAGGTAACACTGGATTTAGGTATCTTGGAAGAAGGAGAAAATCATAAGTTTCAAATAAAATCAGAAAATGTGGACGTAATTATTGGAAATTCTGAAATCTCTACAAATCTGGTGGTTCTCTCTAAAACAGAATACTTTTGGTACAAGTATAGAGCATTTGTGTTTATTATAATAGCTGTACTAATTTTAATTGTTGAAACAATACTTCTTTGCCTTTACAAATACAAAATTGGAGTTGAAGCTTACAGCATTAACAAGGAAGTAGAGGTTTGTATCTCAACACAGAAAGTGAAGCAAGGGGCAAACATATACTTGAGCCCAGAAAATTGTACTGCCTATCTGAATGTGATTAATAACAGTATATATGTAAGTGATGAGGAAGATAGGGAACATTCCATAGGTTATTTTTTATTGAAGGTACCAAAGGGAAATAGGATCCTTGTAGGAATGAATTATCTACTGAAAGGCGAAGAAATGTTTGAACTGTGTTATAGAGCTATGTCAGAGCAAAATACAATAGAAGGAACGCCTATTTCTGAGATAGACTATAGGCCTGGCGAAGAGATAATTGCTAAGTCACTTATAGGCAACAAAACTATAAAAATATATCTCTATTAA
- a CDS encoding MalY/PatB family protein yields MKYDFNNIVKRKNTKSIKWDLADESVLPMWVADMDFEVPYAVREAIINRAEHAVYGYTKTDNGYFESIINWWKRRYNYLIKKEWIRYSPGVVPAIHMLIRALTEPGDKVVIQTPVYHPFFSAIKNNSCELVENPLKFENGRYTMDLLDLQSRLKDPKVKVMILCSPHNPVGRVWTKDELTRLGELCIENNVIVIADEIHCDLVYKEYVHIPFPSISEEFAENAILCIAPSKTFNIAGIQASSVVIKNDTLRRKFDQMLQSIGGLSPNIFAMEATVAAYNHGEQWLDELLDYLKGNLDLLTEFISENIPQMKVIKPEGTYLIWMDCRELGLSPGELNSFFLKQAKVWFNEGKIFGRGGDGFMRINIACPRSIIEEGLWRIYKSYKTLQGNNF; encoded by the coding sequence TTGAAGTATGATTTTAATAATATAGTAAAAAGAAAAAATACAAAGTCTATAAAATGGGATCTGGCCGATGAATCTGTACTGCCCATGTGGGTAGCCGATATGGACTTTGAAGTACCGTATGCTGTCAGAGAAGCCATAATAAATAGAGCTGAACATGCTGTTTATGGCTATACGAAAACTGACAATGGTTACTTTGAGAGCATAATAAACTGGTGGAAAAGAAGATATAACTATTTGATCAAAAAGGAGTGGATTAGATATTCACCGGGGGTAGTCCCGGCAATACATATGCTCATAAGAGCTCTTACTGAACCAGGAGATAAGGTAGTGATTCAAACTCCTGTTTACCATCCCTTTTTTTCTGCTATAAAGAATAACAGTTGTGAGCTTGTAGAAAATCCACTAAAGTTTGAGAATGGCAGATATACTATGGATTTGCTAGATTTGCAATCAAGGTTAAAGGATCCCAAAGTAAAGGTGATGATTCTTTGCAGTCCTCATAATCCGGTGGGTAGAGTCTGGACAAAAGATGAGTTGACTAGGCTCGGTGAGCTTTGTATTGAGAATAACGTAATTGTTATAGCTGATGAAATACATTGTGATCTGGTTTATAAAGAATATGTGCATATTCCTTTTCCTTCAATAAGTGAAGAGTTTGCTGAAAACGCCATATTATGTATTGCTCCAAGCAAGACCTTTAATATAGCGGGAATCCAAGCTTCCTCAGTAGTAATTAAAAATGATACTTTACGTCGAAAATTCGATCAAATGCTACAATCCATTGGTGGTCTGTCACCAAATATTTTTGCCATGGAAGCAACGGTAGCGGCATATAACCACGGAGAACAATGGTTGGATGAATTGCTGGATTACTTAAAGGGAAATCTAGACCTCTTAACAGAATTTATCTCAGAAAATATTCCGCAGATGAAGGTTATCAAACCTGAAGGAACTTATTTGATTTGGATGGATTGCAGGGAATTAGGCCTAAGCCCCGGTGAACTTAATAGCTTTTTCTTAAAACAAGCTAAGGTTTGGTTCAACGAAGGTAAAATCTTTGGCCGTGGTGGAGATGGCTTCATGAGAATAAATATAGCTTGCCCAAGGAGCATTATTGAAGAGGGGCTATGGAGAATATACAAGAGTTATAAGACTCTTCAGGGAAATAACTTTTAG